One window of the Bubalus kerabau isolate K-KA32 ecotype Philippines breed swamp buffalo chromosome 9, PCC_UOA_SB_1v2, whole genome shotgun sequence genome contains the following:
- the LOC129620237 gene encoding tetraspanin-7, producing the protein MASRRMETKPVITCLKTLLIIYSFVFWITGVILLAVGVWGKLTLGTYISLIAENSTNAPYVLIGTGTTIVVFGLFGCFATCRGSPWMLKLYAMFLSLVFLAELVAGISGFVFRHEIKDTFLRTYTDAMQNYNGNDERSRAVDHVQLSLSCCGVQNYTNWSTSPYFLEHGIPSSCCMNDTYCNPQDLHNLTVAATKVNQKGCYDLVTSFMETNMGIIAGVAFGIAFSQLIGMLLACCLSRFITANQYEMV; encoded by the coding sequence ATGGCATCGAGGAGAATGGAGACCAAACCTGTGATAACCTGTCTCAAAACCCTCCTCATCATCTACTCCTTCGTCTTCTGGATCACCGGGGTGATCCTGCTGGCCGTTGGAGTCTGGGGCAAACTTACTCTGGGCACCTACATCTCCCTTATCGCCGAGAACTCCACAAATGCTCCCTATGTGCTCATCGGCACTGGCACCACCATCGTCGTGTTTGGCCTGTTTGGATGCTTTGCCACATGCCGTGGTAGCCCATGGATGCTGAAACTGTACGCCATGTTTCTGTCCCTGGTGTTTCTGGCTGAGCTCGTGGCTGGCATTTCAGGGTTCGTGTTTCGTCATGAGATCAAGGACACCTTCCTGAGGACTTACACAGACGCCATGCAGAATTACAATGGCAACGACGAGAGGAGCCGGGCAGTGGACCACGTGCAGCTCAGCCTGAGCTGCTGTGGCGTGCAGAACTATACCAACTGGAGCACCAGCCCCTACTTCCTGGAGCACGGCATCCCCTCGAGCTGCTGCATGAATGACACCTATTGCAACCCCCAGGATCTGCACAACCTGACTGTTGCCGCCACTAAAGTGAACCAGAAGGGTTGTTATGATCTGGTGACCAGTTTCATGGAGACCAACATGGGAATCATCGCTGGAGTGGCTTTTGGGATTGCATTCTCCCAGCTGATTGGCATGCTGCTGGCCTGCTGTTTGTCCCGGTTCATCACAGCCAACCAGTATGAGATGGTGTAA